In Gammaproteobacteria bacterium (ex Lamellibrachia satsuma), a single genomic region encodes these proteins:
- a CDS encoding HPF/RaiA family ribosome-associated protein, with the protein MQIDLQARSFSLTKALREHTKRRLGFAFGSRDADIQRVAVRLSDINGPRGGVDNQCRIQVVLPGLPDVVIEDIDMDMYAAIDRAADRASCAVSRKLARQRDRERAAPFALNLLPDEATVSS; encoded by the coding sequence ATGCAGATTGATCTTCAGGCACGCAGTTTTTCCTTGACCAAAGCCTTACGTGAACACACCAAGCGGCGACTGGGTTTTGCGTTCGGTTCACGAGACGCTGACATCCAGCGTGTTGCAGTACGCCTGTCCGACATCAACGGGCCGCGTGGCGGCGTGGACAATCAATGTCGCATCCAGGTCGTGCTGCCAGGCCTGCCCGACGTGGTCATCGAAGACATCGACATGGATATGTATGCAGCGATCGACCGTGCGGCCGATCGCGCCAGCTGCGCAGTGTCACGAAAGCTGGCACGTCAACGCGACAGGGAACGAGCAGCTCCATTTGCCCTCAACCTCCTCCCCGACGAAGCCACTGTATCAAGCTGA